In the Thermodesulfobacteriota bacterium genome, GCCGCCGGCGGCGTGGGGGGCCGCTCGATCGAGTTTCGGATCCACGACGGGAAAGAGGAGCGTCAGGTCCAGGCCGGCCCGGCGCTCGCCTGGGACTGGTCGCCGGAGGAACCCGGATCCTACAAGGTAAAGGCGGTGGCCCGGGACGGGATAGGCAACGCCGTGGACACCGGGTGGTCCGCGGAATACCGCGTGGCGCCGAAACTGGAGATCCGGTCCGCATCCCCCGACAGGTTCCCCCCGCAGGCGGCGGCGATGTCCACGATCCGATGGAAGGTGGATGCGGCGGGGGGGATAGGGGACCGCGAATATTCCTTCTGGATTTCCGACGACAGCGGCGAACGGGCGGAGCAGAAGGGACTATCGCCTTCCTGGGACTGGTCCCCGAGGGATCCGGGGATATACCGGATCAAGGTGGTCGTGAGGGATGCGATCGGCAACACCGTCGACACCGGCTGGTCGGCCGGATACCGGATCGAGCTGACCGCGGGGCTGAAATCGCTGATCGCCGTGATGCCGGTGGAGAATCTCACCGGGATGCCGGTTTCGATCCTGGCCGTGAAAAGATCGATTCTTCAGGACCTGGAGCGGAAAGGGTTGAACATCCTGGGCGAGGAGCTGCTGGAGAAATTCCTCGAGAAGCACCGGGTCCGGCATACCGGAGGCATGAGCCGGGAACTGGGATCCGCCCTGCGGGAAGAAACGGGGGCGGGGGCGGTGCTGTTCCCGATGCTCGAGCTCATGGACGAGGCGCCGCCCCCGACGGCCGCCCTGTCCGCGCGGCTCGTTTCCACCCACCGGAGCTCCGAGATCCTGTGGGCGGACGGCGCGGGGCTGTCCGGCAACGACGACCCGGGGTTGCTGCTCCTCGGGCTCGTGAGCGATCCCGCCGTCCTATGGGGGAGGGCGAAGGGGCATGTCGTGGATTCCTTGATGAGATACCTTGACGGGAAAGGCGGGCCGTTCGCGCGGTCGCCGGAGAGGAGGTTCCTCCCGAAGAGCTCCCACGGCGTCGCTCCCGAGGCGCCCGGGGGAAGGGAGTCCTTTTCGATCGCCGTCCTCCCGTTCCGGAACGAAAGCACCCGCAGGAACGCCGGGGAGATCATGGCGAGCCATTTCATCCGGGCGTTGTCGGGCAGGAAGACGTTCGGGGTGATCGAGCCGGGGGAAGTCCGCCAGGTGCTGCTGCAGTCCAGGACCATCATGGAGGGGGGGCTTTCCCTTCCCCAGGCGGACGTCCTTCACGCCGCCATGAACGTGGACCTGGTGCTTACCGGCATCGTGACGGAGTACCAGGACTACACGGGCGGGTCGGGGAACCCCAGGGTGGAGTTTTCCGCGCGCGTGTTCGACATGAAAACACGCCAGGTCGTATGGTCCTCTTCCAGCTACAACGAGGGGGACGACCGAGTGTATTTCTTCAACCTTGGGAAAATGAACACCGCTCACGCCATGGCGACGGAGATGACCCGTTCCGCGGTCGGGAAGATGACCAGGGCGTTCGGTCTCCCGGAATAATGCGCTTGACGGGATGCGGCGGACAGGTTAAATTATGATAAATAATAACAATTCCCACTACGTAGTATCCTGCGGATATTTCCCGGATACGAAGCAAGAAAGGTATGGAATGAAACGAATTCACCGGTTCGCCGCTCCATTTGCGCTTCTTTTCCTGTCCATCGTTCATCCCTCTTGGGGAAAAGCGTCTCCGGCGATGTCGGACCTGCCTCTCGTCGGCGGAAAACCTGCGCTCGCCAGCATCAACGGCGAGCCGCTTTTCCTGGAAGAGTTCGACCGCGTCCTCCAGGGACTCCACGGCGACATGGCGGACAATACCCAAAAAAGGGCGATACCGCATCCTTCCGAGCTGCTGGAGCGGCTCATCAACGCCAAGCTGGTTCTCCAGGAGGCGCACAACATCGGGCTCGACGAGCTTCCGGAAATAAAGGCCGCCGAGAAATCGTTCGCGGAACAGACCCTTCGGGGGATGTTGTACGGGTTCCAGGTGCGCAACATCCGGACGGCCGATCCGAAGGAAGTGGAGAAGCGGTACAGGGAGGCGGTGAAAGAGGTGAAGGTGTCCTCCCTGCTCTTCGCGGGAGAAGCGGAGGCGAAGCGCCTGGCGGAAGAGGTAAAGGCCGGCGGGAAATTCGAATTGCTGGCAGCGAAAAGGATCGCAGCGGGGGAAGCGAAGGGGAGCGCCAAGGGGGAGTACCTGAAATTCAGTTCCCTGACCCCGGATGTCGCCAAGGTCGTCGCCCGCATGAAGAACGGGGAAGTGAGCCCCCCGATCCGGATCGGGAACCAGTACTCGCTGCTGAAGCTGGAGGGTGTCCGGTACCCGAAGGACAACGCGGCCAGGAAGCAGGCAGAAAATGCCGCGCTGCAGGCGAAAAAGACGGCCGCCCTGGAAGCGTACGCGAAGGGGCTTAGGAAAAAATATGCCCGGATCGACCGGAAGGTGTTGGACCAGGTCGACTATGAGGCGGAAGGGGCGTCGTTCGACAAGTTTCGCGCGGACCAGCGCGTCGTGGCGACGGTGAAGGGAGAAAAGCCGCTGACCGTGGCGGCCCTGACGGCTGCCATCGAGAAGAAGTTTTTCCACGGCGCGGAACGGGCTGCCGAAAGAAAGAAGATTAACCGAAGGAAGGAGCAGGTGCTCGAGGATATTCTGGACAGGCAGGTCGCGCTCAAGGAGGCGAAAATCCAGAAACTCGAGCGCACGGAATTTTTTCGGGTCAAGGCCGAGGAAAACAGGAACGGGCTCCTGTTCGGGGCATTCGTGCAGAAGGTGATCGCTTCCGACGTCAAGGTGACCGAGGAGGAGCTGAAATCCTATTACATGGAGCACGCGGCCGATTACGCGTATCCGGAAATGGCGCGGATCGACAGCCTGGCCTTCACCGACCGGACACACGCCGAGAACGCGATCGGAAAGCTGCGCTCCGGCGCAGACCTGCAATGGCTGCGAGCCAACGCCGACGGGCAGGCCGACCCGGCCAAGGTGAAAAACCTCCTCGACCTCAAAGGACAGATGCTGGAGCTTTCGGGCCTTCCCGCCGGAGTGAAGGAGGCTGTCCTCGGAGCGCAGCCCGGGGAGTACCGGTTGTACACCGACCCTGCCGCCGCCCACTATGTGCTTGTCCTCCGCGAACGGGTTCCGTCCCGGCCGATACCGCTCGAATCGGTGAAGAGCGGGATAGAGAAGAAGGTATACAACGAAAAGACCCAGCGGGTGCTGCGGGACTGGGAAGGGAAGCTTCGCAAGGCCTCGGAAGTGAAGATCTTCGCCACCGGGAAAAAACTGGACCGGATCGTCAATCCCGGCGCC is a window encoding:
- a CDS encoding peptidyl-prolyl cis-trans isomerase, with the translated sequence MSDLPLVGGKPALASINGEPLFLEEFDRVLQGLHGDMADNTQKRAIPHPSELLERLINAKLVLQEAHNIGLDELPEIKAAEKSFAEQTLRGMLYGFQVRNIRTADPKEVEKRYREAVKEVKVSSLLFAGEAEAKRLAEEVKAGGKFELLAAKRIAAGEAKGSAKGEYLKFSSLTPDVAKVVARMKNGEVSPPIRIGNQYSLLKLEGVRYPKDNAARKQAENAALQAKKTAALEAYAKGLRKKYARIDRKVLDQVDYEAEGASFDKFRADQRVVATVKGEKPLTVAALTAAIEKKFFHGAERAAERKKINRRKEQVLEDILDRQVALKEAKIQKLERTEFFRVKAEENRNGLLFGAFVQKVIASDVKVTEEELKSYYMEHAADYAYPEMARIDSLAFTDRTHAENAIGKLRSGADLQWLRANADGQADPAKVKNLLDLKGQMLELSGLPAGVKEAVLGAQPGEYRLYTDPAAAHYVLVLRERVPSRPIPLESVKSGIEKKVYNEKTQRVLRDWEGKLRKASEVKIFATGKKLDRIVNPGAR